The following are encoded together in the Pithys albifrons albifrons isolate INPA30051 chromosome 5, PitAlb_v1, whole genome shotgun sequence genome:
- the TMEM156 gene encoding transmembrane protein 156 isoform X3: protein MCLLLRKPALFRLVLGIITVFILCLPEFFKIHEANTVIVSCTDICSSNNTTFPICTFNNSCKTSVQQGRENQTILLKAIVNNSNFQNIPCICQSSRREQQPHTKFMECESERDVNIDHQGSGSVVKKNPMCTMKIIWLTMISVVFVLTISVVIYKIVQENRRNHYRHRVATSVSAILRQKDSRHARRTTSTTKLHPFPVQTRKQRIPLTAQTTKILPVIPEQEHCPVDQL from the exons ATGTGCTTGCTTTTGAGAAAACCAGCACTCTTCAGATTAGTGCTAGGAATaattactgtatttattttgtgtttgccTGAATTTTTCAAAATCCATGAAG CTAACACTGTAATTGTGTCATGCACGGATATCTGTTCATCAAATAACACCACTTTTCCAATTTGCACTTTTAACAACTCTTGCAAAACATCAGTGCaacaaggaagagaaaaccaGACTATTTTGCTGAAGGCCATTGTAAATAATTCCAATTTCCAAAATATTCCATGTATTTGCCAGTCCTCCAGGAGGGAACAACAGCCCCATACTAAATTCATGGAGTGTGAATCCGAGAGGGACGTGAACATTGATCATCAAGGATCAGGATCGGTAGTTAAAAAAA ATCCAATGTGTACAATGAAGATCATTTGGCTCACTATGATTTCAGTAGTTTTTGTGCTTACTATTTCAGTTGTCATCTACAAAATAGTCCAAGAAAATAGACGCAACc attATAGACACAGAGTAGCAACATCAGTTTCTGCTATTCTAAGACAAAAAGATTCCAGACATGCAAGAAGAACCACATCTACTACTAAACTTCATCCTTTTCCTG TGCAAACTAGAAAACAACGGATTCCACTTACTGCACAAACCACAAAGATATTGCCTGTAATTCCTGAACAAGAGCATTGTCCTGTGGATCAACTGTAG
- the TMEM156 gene encoding transmembrane protein 156 isoform X1 has protein sequence MCLLLRKPALFRLVLGIITVFILCLPEFFKIHEANTVIVSCTDICSSNNTTFPICTFNNSCKTSVQQGRENQTILLKAIVNNSNFQNIPCICQSSRREQQPHTKFMECESERDVNIDHQGSGSVVKKISNKEVEHNTYYLMIIHLNNSIIRGGNAAEEHLNHSCLVAMMEEQNDCINISLQLKSYVEYPMCTMKIIWLTMISVVFVLTISVVIYKIVQENRRNHYRHRVATSVSAILRQKDSRHARRTTSTTKLHPFPVQTRKQRIPLTAQTTKILPVIPEQEHCPVDQL, from the exons ATGTGCTTGCTTTTGAGAAAACCAGCACTCTTCAGATTAGTGCTAGGAATaattactgtatttattttgtgtttgccTGAATTTTTCAAAATCCATGAAG CTAACACTGTAATTGTGTCATGCACGGATATCTGTTCATCAAATAACACCACTTTTCCAATTTGCACTTTTAACAACTCTTGCAAAACATCAGTGCaacaaggaagagaaaaccaGACTATTTTGCTGAAGGCCATTGTAAATAATTCCAATTTCCAAAATATTCCATGTATTTGCCAGTCCTCCAGGAGGGAACAACAGCCCCATACTAAATTCATGGAGTGTGAATCCGAGAGGGACGTGAACATTGATCATCAAGGATCAGGATCGGTAGTTAAAAAAA TTTCCAATAAAGAAGTAGAGCATAATACTTACTACCTGATGATAATACACCTCAACAATTCTATAATCAGAGGAGGAAATGCAGCCGAAGAACACCTAAATCATTCTTGTCTAGTGGCAATGATGGAAGAGCAAAATGACTGTATAAATATTTCGCTACAACTGAAGTCTTATGTGGAAT ATCCAATGTGTACAATGAAGATCATTTGGCTCACTATGATTTCAGTAGTTTTTGTGCTTACTATTTCAGTTGTCATCTACAAAATAGTCCAAGAAAATAGACGCAACc attATAGACACAGAGTAGCAACATCAGTTTCTGCTATTCTAAGACAAAAAGATTCCAGACATGCAAGAAGAACCACATCTACTACTAAACTTCATCCTTTTCCTG TGCAAACTAGAAAACAACGGATTCCACTTACTGCACAAACCACAAAGATATTGCCTGTAATTCCTGAACAAGAGCATTGTCCTGTGGATCAACTGTAG
- the TMEM156 gene encoding transmembrane protein 156 isoform X2, whose translation MCLLLRKPALFRLVLGIITVFILCLPEFFKIHEANTVIVSCTDICSSNNTTFPICTFNNSCKTSVQQGRENQTILLKAIVNNSNFQNIPCICQSSRREQQPHTKFMECESERDVNIDHQGSGSVVKKISNKEVEHNTYYLMIIHLNNSIIRGGNAAEEHLNHSCLVAMMEEQNDCINISLQLKSYVEFVIYKIVQENRRNHYRHRVATSVSAILRQKDSRHARRTTSTTKLHPFPVQTRKQRIPLTAQTTKILPVIPEQEHCPVDQL comes from the exons ATGTGCTTGCTTTTGAGAAAACCAGCACTCTTCAGATTAGTGCTAGGAATaattactgtatttattttgtgtttgccTGAATTTTTCAAAATCCATGAAG CTAACACTGTAATTGTGTCATGCACGGATATCTGTTCATCAAATAACACCACTTTTCCAATTTGCACTTTTAACAACTCTTGCAAAACATCAGTGCaacaaggaagagaaaaccaGACTATTTTGCTGAAGGCCATTGTAAATAATTCCAATTTCCAAAATATTCCATGTATTTGCCAGTCCTCCAGGAGGGAACAACAGCCCCATACTAAATTCATGGAGTGTGAATCCGAGAGGGACGTGAACATTGATCATCAAGGATCAGGATCGGTAGTTAAAAAAA TTTCCAATAAAGAAGTAGAGCATAATACTTACTACCTGATGATAATACACCTCAACAATTCTATAATCAGAGGAGGAAATGCAGCCGAAGAACACCTAAATCATTCTTGTCTAGTGGCAATGATGGAAGAGCAAAATGACTGTATAAATATTTCGCTACAACTGAAGTCTTATGTGGAAT TTGTCATCTACAAAATAGTCCAAGAAAATAGACGCAACc attATAGACACAGAGTAGCAACATCAGTTTCTGCTATTCTAAGACAAAAAGATTCCAGACATGCAAGAAGAACCACATCTACTACTAAACTTCATCCTTTTCCTG TGCAAACTAGAAAACAACGGATTCCACTTACTGCACAAACCACAAAGATATTGCCTGTAATTCCTGAACAAGAGCATTGTCCTGTGGATCAACTGTAG